CCTGTtgaaataaatcaattgcaAAGAGAAGACTTTTCAGATATAATGAAGGCTTAAAACTGGTGGGAAACATAAGACAATAGATTGCCGGAGACTAGAAAAAGTATAGAGGAACACTATTAGCAAAGGAATTTTAGGTCATCACCATATCAGGATCCAAGGAACGCAGATAATCTAACAAATTGTTCCTATTTCCTCTGCCATTTTCTATTTGCAAATTTTCCTGCTTCCAGGCATTAAGTTCCTGATACAATATACACCAGTCAGCTTCCAGCAAGAGTATCAAGCACGTTGATATCTAATCATGCAGGAGGAACTTGAAACAATGCAATTTACTTCGGATACAAGTCATATTTCTTCGATTGAGCtggttaatattaattttatggaaaatactttagccacaaagggattacacaaaaataaactcacaaactgatatgacttgatgtggtacgtcagattataaaattacttttattacaaAGCAAATCTAACAGATTCCATgaaaccacatcagtttgtgggtttatttGTGTAATCTCTTGGTGTCTGTAGCAGTTCTATTAATTTACAATATACAGTTTGTGCATGGTTGAAGGAAACCGGAATATAATTGATTGTAACAGTAAAGTGCATGGAAAACAGCAAGTTACTTTGATAGTACATTAAGTTTGCAAACTAAATGAAAGGCTGGTCATTGAAAACGCACGACCATTTGAAAGGATATTATATTTGATATTGCGCAACTGCAAGAGCATTGAAAAGGACAAATTCCAAGAAGCAAATCAAGGAACCAACAGTTGAATATCTTCCATCGGGAAGAGACCTAGGAAACGCAAGCTTGCTTAACTGGAATGGAATTAGCTCTAAGGTCTTGCTTTACTTAGGATTACACACATGTAATGATGTAAATCTTACCTTCAGAGTTAAAAAACCCCAAGCaactttcaaaaggagagtaCCAATAAAAACGCTAACTAAACAGTACCAAAACTCGAAGAACGTTTTCCAAAGATTGCCCTTGTCAATTAAACATCCAAATTACTAACAATTCTCAAATTATGTGAAAGTCAAAATAATCCCTGACCTCCTTTGCATCAGACAACTCCGACTGCAACCGTTGAATATAATTCAACGCCTCCGGCGACAAATCCCCAAAAACCTGAGGCCCTATACTTTTCAAATCCTCAATTCTCATATCGGTATCCCTATCCTCCCcactctcctcctcctcctccgaaATCTCGCGCCGCTCCGAACAATTCGACCTATTATTCGTACTATCAGTCGAGATCTCCAAGTTCCTCGTCAACAATATACGGTACTCAGCGTTCCACAGCGTATACCTAACACCAAtacaattttttgtaaaatttctttaGTGAGAATTGGATGatttattttctgaaatttATTGAAACTGAAGGAGAGAAATTTTGGTTTGGTACCCGGTGATGATGGAGGAGACGAGAAGGCGATGGAGGGGGCGTTTGGAAACCCTAATCGTGACGGAGAATTGGTCGGATGGAAGCAAGCCTAGCATGGTGGAGATGGTCTGCTTCATGGAATCCTTGGCGGCATCAGAGATGCCCTTGGAGATAACGGAGGTGTCCAATGGCTCGATTCGCTTAAGCATGTTGGCGATTACTGAGAATCCGCGGTCGAAGCCGGACTTCCGTGTCGAGACGAAGTCGTCGGAGACGCCGCCACCATCGACGCCGGATATAAGGCAGCTGAAGATGGGGGCAGAAGAGGAGAGACGGCGTTTTCTGGTGGCGAGAAGGTGGCGGGAAAATAGATAGGCCGGTGCTTGGTTGGGGCGGAGGGGCTTGAGTGACAGGTCCGTGAGGTGGGAGAGTACGAGAGCTCGAGCAGCTGAGGCAGCCATGAATTGAGATATGAGAATGagagtgctctctctctcttttcagaGTGCTTGTTGGTGATGCCTCGACGGGCTGCTCTCACGGCTCCTCCGAatctttccctttctttctttgtttgctATTTCATCATCCTGATATCCATCCATCCATCTTAGCACCCCACGAGATTTTTGTTGGCTCCTGTTGTGACGGAATTAATTCGCCCATTTTGTTGGGCTTAATTACAGATTCGACAttgcatagtttttttttttttttaattattatttttatattaaacttTTTATCTGGTGCCTGGtctatgacatatatatatatatatatatatatatatttttttttgataagttggtCTATGACATATTTTCATGCTATGGCGGGTATTTTAAGgaaatagaattattttcttattttacgcGATAAAAGATAAtctttaacaaaataataaataaagagattttattaaaatttataaattgatataattttgacataatatgtttaattataaaataattcttattataaattaaatttaatatataaaattacattaatttataaatttatttttatataatattgataCAGTTGACGAAATGAAGTCTAGTTCAGCATAAATTGAAAATGTATAATCGTACAAAATAACGTGCCAATCGTAGGTTGTGTTTTTTCCACTAAATCACAAAATTTGGGGAGTGGGCACTGGGCAAGCAACAAGTGGTGAGTATGGGTCGGTTGCCTGTCCCACAGCAGCTTAGCACCACAAATATTGTCGCCTTGTACCCTACCTATATATACTCATACTGTAAGTACAAATTAGATGAGTTTTTGTTACCTTATTATCCCTTTTGTAACATAGAATGTCGACAATGCCATTTCCCAGGTCCTAAATGTTCAGGTAAAcagcacctttttttttttaatcttaccAAAACTAAGTGCTGCATTACATGTATGACACAGGTGAACATCATGAAACAAGTTTTAGTTTTCTATGGCTTtaggaatgaaaaaaaaaaatcagtaatgTAATCGGAGCATGAGATTAATTTTTTCTAACGCAGTAGAAATAATGGGATGTTTGTTGCATCTGGacatataattatagattaaaGGGAAAACTACACAATAATGGGATGGAAGACCTATGAGATGTCTGCCAACCATAAACAGTATGGCAAAGTTATATTTTAGAACAATGTGCTGATGAACTATActtctaaaattaaatttcagTTCAAAGGAGAAGAGTCGACATCCTGTTTCAATGAAAAAAACTCCCAAATGAccgaaaagaacaaaaatgaaaaaagaaataaacttttTTTCCAGCAACTAGAACAGAAATCAAGATTGGAAGCAATTTCTTATTTCACTTTCGATAACAAGCCACTATAAAAGACAATCAAACATATGCAAATCCAATATATTATGATAATTGACATCAGTTAAATCAGCATTTGACATGGTAAGCAAGAATAACTTAAGAACGTCTGCTGCATTCAAAGTAATCCACCATGAAAACTTTCGTTAGACTTCTGGAGTACTATATCCCGTGTATCAAAATCATATCCGTAGACACAAATTATAAATCACCTTGGTTGTGTTATTGAGGACGATAAGTTGAAGTCAAGTTCCCCTGTAACTCTATCACTCTTCTCCCTTCTGGATCTTTCAAACCGGACACATTCACAGGAGCA
This is a stretch of genomic DNA from Carya illinoinensis cultivar Pawnee chromosome 3, C.illinoinensisPawnee_v1, whole genome shotgun sequence. It encodes these proteins:
- the LOC122302521 gene encoding uncharacterized protein LOC122302521; translated protein: MAASAARALVLSHLTDLSLKPLRPNQAPAYLFSRHLLATRKRRLSSSAPIFSCLISGVDGGGVSDDFVSTRKSGFDRGFSVIANMLKRIEPLDTSVISKGISDAAKDSMKQTISTMLGLLPSDQFSVTIRVSKRPLHRLLVSSIITGYTLWNAEYRILLTRNLEISTDSTNNRSNCSERREISEEEEESGEDRDTDMRIEDLKSIGPQVFGDLSPEALNYIQRLQSELSDAKEELNAWKQENLQIENGRGNRNNLLDYLRSLDPDMVTELSRPSSLEVEEIIQQLVQNVLRTFFKEERTPDFMGGPINGSTETHPNGGDEFSGTIGTSRDYLAKLLFWCMLLGHHLRGLENRLHLSCAVGLL